In Humulus lupulus chromosome 6, drHumLupu1.1, whole genome shotgun sequence, a single genomic region encodes these proteins:
- the LOC133782220 gene encoding uncharacterized protein LOC133782220, producing MAEAKHTEQLKTTEAKHAEQLNKVEGKHAEELQRAKANITKLEEELKKKANFVAKIIASKDKYKEASLINYLEGHKLQSELEISRKEVADLEEANTRNLEKYEGAAFQCFYIIWKSNPMDDFTYLPNPIREAELAKCAACLEKGEKAQGSPEISLAIGIEGVNEDAGATVFEQPQEPQ from the coding sequence ATGGCTGAGGCCAAGCACACTGAGCAGCTCAAAACAACTGAGGCTAAGCACGCCGAGCAGCTCAATAAGGTTGAGGGCAAGCATGCTGAGGAGTTGCAAAGAGCTAAGGCCAATAtcaccaagctcgaggaggaattGAAGAAGAAAGCAAACTTTGTTGCCAAAATTATTGCCTCCAAAGATAAGTACAAGGAAGCCTCGCTGATAAACTACCTAGAAGGCCACAAACTTCAATCGGAGTTGGAAATTAGCCGCAAAGAGGTTGCTGACCTTGAGGAGGCCAACACACGCAACCTGGAGAAGTATGAGGGAGCGGCATTCCAGTGCTTTTACATAATCTGGAAAAGCAACCCCATGGATGACTTTACTTATCTACCTAACCCTATAAGGGAGGCTGAGTTGGCGAAGTGTGCTGCTTGCCTGGAAAAGGGGGAGAAGGCTCAGGGATCCCCTGAGATATCCCTAGCAATAGGCATTGAGGGTGTCAACGAAGATGCTGGGGCCACAGTCTTTGAGCAGCCTCAAGAGCCTCAGTAG